A part of Sinorhizobium chiapasense genomic DNA contains:
- the hemP gene encoding hemin uptake protein HemP, giving the protein MGRKSENSRFVPRELAETVTPNDTDTERPSRPTLADRNQRIVESRDLFRGDSEILISHDGTIYRMRITRQGKLILNK; this is encoded by the coding sequence GTGGGGAGGAAATCGGAAAACAGCCGGTTCGTCCCTCGCGAACTGGCCGAAACCGTGACACCTAACGATACCGATACCGAGCGCCCCTCGCGGCCGACACTGGCGGACCGAAACCAGCGAATCGTGGAGAGCCGCGATCTCTTCCGCGGCGATAGCGAGATCCTCATTTCCCATGACGGTACGATCTACCGGATGAGGATCACCCGTCAGGGCAAACTGATCCTGAACAAATAG
- a CDS encoding FGGY-family carbohydrate kinase, whose translation MREYVVAVDIGTGSARAGIFDRKGKLLARADRPIAMNRPEENHAEHDSEDIWASVCAAVRAAREKGGVEATDIAAIGFDATCSLVVRDRDGAPLSVNRRGEARWDTIVWLDHRALAEADFCTATEHPVLNHSGRVMSPEMEMPKLMWLKRNLPQQWEKAGYFFDLADYMSWRATGSAARSRCTLTAKWNYLAHEERGWQQDYLERIGLEDLLDRGGLPEETLPMERAVGHLTPTAADELGLDTQCRVAPGLIDAYAGALGVLGEFAGDPAKLERQLALIAGTSSCIVAFSKDMKPGFGMWGPYFEAVLPGCWLVEGGQSATGALLDHIVRVHGGGQEPTADTHMKIIERVQELRALHGPAFADRLHVLPDFHGNRSPLADPHALGVVSGLALDSSFDALCRLYWRTCVAIALGIRHILEMMKEAGYNLDTLHVTGGHVRNPLLMELYCDATGCRVVAPETPDAVLLGTAMAAAVAGGLHSDLAGAGTAMSSGGQERRPDAALRNLYDRDYRRFLALYRHRAELEAME comes from the coding sequence ATGCGCGAATATGTCGTTGCGGTCGATATCGGCACCGGTAGCGCCCGTGCCGGCATTTTTGACCGGAAAGGCAAGCTTCTCGCGCGGGCCGACAGGCCGATTGCGATGAACCGGCCGGAAGAAAACCACGCCGAGCATGATTCCGAGGACATTTGGGCGTCGGTCTGTGCGGCGGTGAGGGCGGCCCGGGAGAAGGGCGGCGTTGAAGCGACGGATATCGCCGCGATCGGCTTCGACGCGACCTGCTCGCTGGTCGTGCGCGACCGCGACGGCGCGCCGCTATCGGTCAATCGCCGGGGGGAGGCACGCTGGGACACGATCGTCTGGCTCGATCACCGGGCGCTTGCCGAGGCCGATTTCTGCACGGCGACGGAGCATCCCGTCCTGAACCATTCGGGCCGGGTGATGTCGCCGGAAATGGAAATGCCGAAGCTGATGTGGCTGAAGCGGAATCTGCCGCAGCAATGGGAGAAGGCGGGCTATTTCTTCGATCTCGCGGACTACATGTCCTGGCGCGCGACGGGGAGTGCTGCCCGATCGCGCTGTACGCTGACGGCGAAGTGGAACTATCTCGCCCATGAGGAGCGCGGTTGGCAGCAAGATTATCTGGAGCGGATCGGCCTTGAAGACCTGCTTGACCGAGGCGGATTGCCTGAGGAAACCCTTCCCATGGAGCGCGCTGTCGGTCACCTTACGCCAACCGCTGCTGATGAGCTCGGGCTCGACACCCAATGCCGGGTCGCACCCGGGCTGATCGACGCCTATGCAGGGGCGCTCGGGGTCCTCGGCGAATTTGCCGGCGATCCTGCAAAGCTCGAGCGCCAGCTCGCTCTGATCGCCGGAACGTCGAGCTGCATCGTGGCCTTTTCGAAGGATATGAAACCTGGCTTCGGCATGTGGGGACCGTATTTCGAGGCGGTGCTTCCAGGTTGCTGGTTGGTCGAGGGCGGGCAGTCGGCGACGGGCGCGCTGCTCGATCATATCGTGCGCGTGCATGGCGGCGGGCAGGAGCCGACGGCGGACACGCACATGAAGATCATCGAGCGCGTGCAGGAACTGCGCGCGCTGCATGGCCCGGCTTTCGCCGATCGGCTGCACGTCCTTCCTGATTTTCACGGCAACCGGTCGCCGCTCGCCGATCCGCACGCCCTCGGCGTCGTCAGCGGTCTGGCGCTCGATTCCTCGTTCGATGCGCTTTGCCGTCTCTATTGGCGCACCTGCGTCGCGATCGCACTTGGAATCCGGCATATCCTCGAAATGATGAAAGAGGCGGGGTACAATCTCGATACGCTGCACGTGACCGGCGGCCATGTGCGCAATCCGTTGCTGATGGAGCTCTATTGCGACGCGACCGGCTGCCGCGTGGTTGCGCCCGAGACGCCCGATGCCGTCCTGCTAGGCACTGCGATGGCGGCTGCTGTTGCCGGCGGGCTTCATTCCGATCTCGCAGGGGCGGGGACGGCAATGTCGTCGGGCGGGCAGGAACGTCGTCCCGATGCCGCGTTGCGCAACCTCTACGATCGCGACTATCGGCGGTTTCTTGCGCTATACCGACATCGGGCCGAGCTGGAAGCGATGGAGTAG
- a CDS encoding RNA polymerase sigma factor, whose product MPSENQEFKREMLAALPSLRAFAMSLIGRHDRADDLVQDTIMKAWAKQDHFEIGTNMKAWLFTILRNELYSQMRKRGREIQDSDGHFTETLAHHPEQYGSLDLQDFRRALDQLPPDQREAIILVGASGFSYEEAAKICGCALGTIKSRVNRARQRLQEILQVQGENDYGPDETSAPITSRAFVS is encoded by the coding sequence ATGCCGTCCGAAAATCAAGAATTCAAGCGCGAGATGCTCGCCGCACTTCCCAGCCTACGCGCCTTTGCCATGTCGCTGATCGGCCGCCACGACCGAGCGGATGATCTCGTGCAGGACACGATCATGAAAGCCTGGGCGAAACAGGACCATTTCGAGATCGGCACGAACATGAAGGCTTGGCTCTTCACGATCCTGCGCAACGAACTCTACAGCCAGATGCGCAAGCGCGGTCGGGAGATCCAGGACAGCGACGGCCATTTCACCGAAACGCTCGCCCACCATCCCGAGCAATATGGTTCGCTCGATCTCCAGGATTTCCGGCGGGCTCTAGATCAGTTGCCACCGGACCAGCGCGAAGCGATCATCCTGGTCGGGGCATCCGGCTTCTCCTACGAAGAAGCTGCCAAGATCTGCGGCTGCGCGCTCGGTACCATCAAGAGCCGCGTCAATCGCGCGCGCCAGCGCCTTCAGGAAATTCTCCAGGTGCAAGGCGAGAACGACTACGGCCCTGACGAGACCTCGGCGCCCATTACCTCGCGCGCATTCGTTTCGTGA
- a CDS encoding HAD family hydrolase translates to MAGGASRLVIFDCDGVLVDSEPISLAVLVEALHAAGISMTTAEASERFLGRSLKSMSAILHDEHGLATDDAFLEGMRTRLYARFRDELKPVDGIRRAIEQLDGACCVASSSQPERIRLSLTVTGLIDLFEPHIFSASMVAHGKPAPDLFLYASEQMGYASADCVVVEDSPAGIEAAKAAGMRVFAFAGASHARNDRHRRALARLRPDVLFDDMGELIQFVRQ, encoded by the coding sequence ATGGCGGGCGGCGCCTCCAGGCTGGTGATCTTCGACTGCGACGGCGTCCTGGTCGACAGCGAACCGATCTCGCTTGCCGTCCTTGTCGAGGCGCTGCATGCGGCGGGAATATCGATGACGACGGCCGAGGCGAGCGAACGTTTCCTCGGCCGCAGCCTCAAAAGCATGTCTGCCATCCTTCATGACGAACACGGTCTTGCGACCGACGACGCCTTTCTCGAAGGCATGCGGACGCGCCTTTATGCGCGCTTTCGCGATGAACTGAAGCCCGTTGACGGCATTCGCCGGGCGATCGAACAGCTCGACGGAGCCTGCTGCGTCGCGTCGTCGAGCCAGCCCGAGCGCATTCGTCTTTCCCTGACGGTGACCGGACTGATCGATCTCTTCGAGCCGCACATCTTCAGCGCCAGCATGGTCGCGCACGGCAAGCCAGCGCCCGATCTCTTCCTCTATGCGAGCGAGCAAATGGGCTACGCGTCCGCCGATTGCGTCGTCGTGGAAGACAGCCCGGCCGGCATCGAGGCGGCGAAAGCGGCCGGCATGCGCGTCTTTGCCTTCGCCGGCGCAAGCCACGCGCGAAACGACCGGCATCGGCGAGCGCTGGCTCGACTCCGTCCCGATGTGCTGTTTGACGATATGGGCGAATTGATACAGTTTGTCCGACAATAA
- a CDS encoding heme ABC transporter ATP-binding protein, translated as MITVSDISVRLAGRQVIHGVSFDAAPGTMTAIVGPNGSGKTTTLKAVSGELSPVTGKVTINGHDLAALRPWELAFKRGVLPQSTVISFSFTVREIVRLGLSAGDAGSHSSKDRIADDALEAVDLAGFAGRFYQELSGGEQQRVQLARVLCQISAPVSDGEPRYLLLDEPVSSLDIRHQLTIMQLARQFCQRGGGVIAVMHDLNLTAMFADQMVMMRAGRVRASGPPREVLNDETMEAVFGCRMQVNVTPARDIPFVLPQSVAI; from the coding sequence ATGATCACGGTTTCCGATATCTCCGTCCGTCTTGCCGGCAGGCAGGTGATCCATGGCGTCTCGTTCGATGCTGCTCCGGGCACGATGACGGCGATCGTCGGCCCGAACGGTTCGGGCAAGACAACCACCCTGAAGGCCGTTTCCGGCGAACTCTCGCCCGTCACCGGCAAGGTCACCATCAACGGCCATGATCTCGCCGCCCTCAGGCCGTGGGAGCTTGCGTTTAAACGTGGTGTCCTGCCGCAATCGACCGTTATTTCCTTCTCTTTCACCGTGCGAGAAATCGTCCGTCTCGGCCTTTCGGCCGGCGACGCAGGCAGCCACTCCTCCAAAGACCGCATTGCCGACGATGCGCTCGAGGCCGTTGATCTGGCGGGCTTTGCCGGACGCTTCTATCAGGAGCTCTCGGGCGGCGAGCAACAGCGCGTGCAGCTTGCGCGTGTCCTTTGCCAGATCTCGGCCCCGGTCAGCGATGGCGAGCCTCGCTATCTCCTGCTCGACGAGCCCGTATCGAGCCTCGACATCCGCCACCAGCTGACAATCATGCAGCTTGCGCGCCAATTCTGCCAGCGCGGAGGCGGCGTCATCGCCGTCATGCACGACCTCAATCTGACCGCGATGTTCGCGGACCAGATGGTCATGATGAGGGCCGGTCGCGTCCGCGCGAGCGGACCGCCGCGGGAGGTTCTGAACGACGAGACCATGGAAGCCGTGTTCGGATGCCGAATGCAGGTCAACGTCACTCCGGCGCGCGATATCCCTTTCGTGCTGCCACAATCGGTGGCGATCTGA
- a CDS encoding FecCD family ABC transporter permease, with protein MPRSEAMEGSMRAPAFAANIVSEWRAGNRSGLARLLIVVLAVLATATFVTSIMTGAADASLSNVVHWLAGAEGADQALSVRDRIIILDIRLPRAVLGLLVGAALAVSGVVMQGLFRNPLADPGLVGVSSGASLGAVLLIVLGSSVFGPLFALVGFYALPVAAFFGGLATTLLLYRIATRGGQTSVATMLLAGIALGALTGAVTGVLVFIADDKQLRDLTFWGLGSLAGANWTKILAAAPIILMSLAVVPFLARGLNAITLGEAAAFHMGIPVQRLKNIAILSVAAATGASVAVSGGIGFVGIVVPHLLRLVIGPDHRYLLPASALLGGTMLIFADMVARTIVSPAELPIGIITAFVGAPFFLWILLRGRSNMGL; from the coding sequence ATGCCTCGCAGTGAGGCGATGGAAGGCAGCATGCGCGCGCCTGCCTTCGCCGCCAATATCGTCAGCGAATGGCGCGCGGGGAACCGCTCGGGTCTTGCGCGCCTGCTGATTGTCGTGCTCGCGGTTCTTGCAACGGCGACGTTCGTCACATCGATCATGACCGGCGCCGCCGACGCCTCGCTCTCCAATGTAGTCCATTGGCTGGCCGGCGCGGAGGGTGCGGATCAGGCGCTGAGCGTCCGCGACCGCATCATCATCCTCGACATTCGCCTGCCGCGGGCGGTGCTCGGCTTGCTCGTCGGTGCGGCACTTGCCGTCTCCGGCGTGGTGATGCAGGGCCTCTTCCGCAATCCGCTCGCCGATCCTGGCCTCGTCGGCGTTTCGTCCGGCGCGAGTCTCGGCGCCGTCCTGCTGATCGTCCTCGGTTCGAGCGTGTTCGGCCCGCTCTTTGCGCTCGTCGGATTTTACGCGCTTCCAGTCGCCGCTTTCTTCGGCGGCCTTGCCACGACCCTGCTCCTCTACCGCATTGCGACGCGCGGTGGCCAGACTTCGGTGGCGACAATGCTGCTTGCGGGCATCGCGCTTGGCGCGCTCACCGGTGCCGTCACCGGCGTGCTCGTCTTCATTGCCGACGACAAGCAACTGCGCGACCTGACCTTCTGGGGCCTCGGTTCGCTTGCCGGCGCCAACTGGACAAAGATCCTCGCCGCCGCACCGATCATCCTGATGTCGCTTGCCGTGGTCCCCTTCCTGGCACGTGGCCTGAACGCAATCACGCTCGGCGAAGCGGCGGCGTTCCACATGGGTATTCCCGTCCAGCGCCTCAAGAACATCGCAATCCTCAGTGTTGCGGCCGCGACGGGCGCATCCGTTGCCGTCAGTGGCGGTATCGGTTTCGTCGGTATCGTCGTGCCTCATCTGCTGCGCCTCGTCATCGGTCCCGACCACCGCTACCTGCTGCCCGCCTCTGCGCTTCTCGGCGGCACCATGCTGATCTTCGCCGATATGGTGGCCCGGACGATCGTTTCGCCCGCCGAATTGCCGATCGGCATCATCACGGCCTTCGTCGGCGCGCCTTTCTTTCTCTGGATCCTGCTGCGCGGCCGATCGAACATGGGACTTTGA
- a CDS encoding response regulator encodes MTLSNRIAPLLPYLRRYSRALTGSQTSGDAYVAAVLEALIADTTIFPEASNDRVSLFRLYTSLFGSSSVLIPEPVSPFAWEQRASVNLAAVSPLARQAFLLVSVEGFSPNEAAEVLDVDADKLSALLERASQEISRQVVTDIMIIEDEPLIAIDIEQMVKSLGHRVTGIARTRDEAIALYKETKPSMVLADIQLADGSSGIDAVNEILKTAAIPVIFITAFPERLLTGERPEPTFLVTKPFNPEMVKALISQALFFNESTKAAA; translated from the coding sequence ATGACACTGTCTAACCGGATCGCGCCGCTCCTGCCCTATTTGCGCCGTTATTCCCGCGCGCTGACAGGCTCGCAAACCTCGGGCGATGCTTATGTGGCCGCGGTTCTTGAGGCTCTTATCGCGGACACGACAATCTTTCCCGAAGCAAGCAACGACAGGGTCTCCCTGTTTCGCCTTTATACGTCCTTGTTCGGCTCATCCTCGGTCCTGATCCCCGAGCCGGTTTCGCCTTTTGCCTGGGAACAGCGGGCATCGGTCAACCTCGCGGCGGTGTCGCCACTGGCACGCCAGGCCTTCCTGCTGGTGTCGGTGGAAGGCTTCAGCCCCAACGAGGCTGCAGAGGTGCTTGATGTCGATGCAGACAAACTGAGCGCGCTTCTGGAACGGGCATCGCAGGAAATCTCCCGTCAGGTTGTGACCGATATCATGATCATCGAGGACGAACCGCTGATCGCGATCGACATCGAGCAGATGGTCAAGAGTCTCGGCCATCGCGTCACCGGCATCGCGCGGACCCGGGACGAGGCAATCGCCCTCTACAAGGAAACGAAGCCGAGCATGGTGCTCGCCGACATTCAGTTGGCCGATGGAAGTTCCGGCATAGATGCGGTGAACGAGATCCTGAAGACCGCCGCCATTCCGGTGATTTTCATCACCGCCTTCCCCGAAAGGCTGTTGACCGGCGAACGGCCCGAACCAACCTTCCTCGTCACGAAGCCCTTCAATCCGGAAATGGTTAAGGCGCTTATCAGCCAGGCGCTCTTCTTCAACGAATCGACGAAGGCGGCCGCCTGA
- a CDS encoding hemin-degrading factor: MIESIRPTPSEIRAYRAANPKLRERDIAAQLGVSEAALVAAECGLAAVRIDSDANRFLERVEDLGEVLALTRNECAVHEKIGVYENIKAGKAAALVLGAEIDLRIFPSAWAHGFAVSKTDSNGEVRRSLQFFDKWGNAVHKVHLRPASNGAAYDRIVEDLRLDDQSQDFVADASAPTSDDKSDVAVDADELRDRWSKLTDTHQFHGMLRNLNIGRRQALHAVGEDLAWRLDPTGVEAMMRGSAEIELPIMCFVGNRGVIQIHSGPVARIGVMGPWLNVMDPTFHLHLRTDHIAELWAVRKPTTDGHVTSLEALDAKGEMVIQFFGKRKEGLAERPEWRSLVEALPRLNTIVAA; the protein is encoded by the coding sequence ATGATCGAGAGCATTCGCCCAACCCCTTCCGAAATCCGTGCCTATCGCGCCGCCAATCCGAAGCTGCGCGAGCGCGATATCGCCGCGCAACTCGGCGTTTCGGAAGCTGCGCTCGTTGCCGCCGAATGCGGCCTCGCGGCGGTCCGCATCGATAGCGACGCCAACCGTTTCCTGGAGCGGGTCGAGGACCTGGGTGAAGTACTCGCGCTCACGCGCAACGAATGCGCGGTCCACGAGAAGATCGGCGTCTACGAGAACATCAAGGCGGGGAAGGCAGCCGCCCTGGTGCTGGGGGCCGAAATCGATCTGCGCATCTTCCCAAGTGCCTGGGCCCACGGCTTTGCCGTCAGCAAGACCGACTCGAATGGGGAGGTCCGCCGCAGCCTGCAATTCTTCGACAAGTGGGGCAACGCCGTCCACAAGGTCCACCTGCGCCCAGCCTCGAACGGAGCGGCCTACGACAGGATCGTCGAGGACCTCCGCCTGGACGATCAATCGCAGGACTTCGTTGCCGACGCGAGCGCACCGACGAGCGACGACAAGTCCGATGTTGCGGTCGATGCCGACGAGCTCCGGGACCGCTGGTCGAAACTGACCGACACCCACCAGTTCCACGGCATGTTGCGCAACCTGAACATCGGCCGGCGCCAAGCCCTGCATGCCGTCGGCGAGGACCTGGCCTGGCGTCTCGATCCGACGGGCGTCGAGGCGATGATGCGCGGCAGCGCCGAAATTGAACTGCCGATCATGTGCTTCGTCGGCAATCGCGGCGTCATTCAGATCCACTCCGGTCCGGTTGCCCGCATCGGGGTGATGGGCCCGTGGCTCAATGTTATGGATCCGACATTCCATCTGCATCTGCGCACGGACCATATCGCCGAACTGTGGGCGGTCCGCAAACCGACGACCGACGGCCATGTCACCTCGCTCGAGGCACTCGACGCCAAGGGCGAGATGGTCATCCAGTTCTTCGGCAAGCGCAAGGAAGGCCTCGCCGAGCGGCCGGAATGGCGCAGCCTCGTCGAAGCCCTGCCCCGGCTCAACACGATCGTCGCAGCCTGA
- a CDS encoding sensor histidine kinase — translation MREKTEAMLPTVAQVLDARERLGVLHAVVPDMAVPDSDFDGLAKLAGSLFSAPIALVSLVDSEWQWFKAAVGTTDTRLRCDESFCLHTVADPDGVFVVLDASRHPLFRHRPRVTDAPFLRFYAGASILLDGQAVGTVCVFDVAPRKEIEPKLIDELRRIAGIAASLLKLKDESRRRALKEAALSREEQRLAMALDAANVGSWLWDIRAGTVAGNSAMMRMFGLPAERSVGARAIFAAIHPDDRISTFSKLRQAMAANEEYDGMFRIGDSGRWLLGRGRVHDRDGKGAPLTFLGMTIDVTDQQAAVQRTRLLLKELNHRVKNTLAMLQSLARQTLRQTSDPAEFMAAFAGRLQSISDAHGLLSDYEWGTIRLSELISKQLRPYVSDYAEQVEIHKDEILLGPDQAVGLGLVLHELATNALKYGSLSVPKGKVVLTARGVVEDGGSVLHLTWTEVGGPPVREPRRRGFGSILIERSLDKVIGSSVKVEYLPAGVTALIRLPL, via the coding sequence ATGCGCGAGAAGACCGAGGCGATGCTTCCAACGGTAGCGCAGGTGCTGGATGCCCGCGAACGGCTTGGCGTCCTGCATGCCGTCGTGCCCGACATGGCGGTGCCGGACAGCGACTTCGACGGGCTTGCGAAGCTCGCGGGAAGCCTGTTCAGCGCACCAATTGCGCTCGTCAGCCTCGTTGATAGTGAATGGCAATGGTTCAAGGCGGCCGTCGGAACGACGGACACGCGGCTGCGCTGCGACGAATCTTTCTGCCTCCACACGGTCGCGGATCCCGACGGCGTCTTTGTCGTGCTCGACGCGTCGCGGCACCCATTGTTTCGTCATCGGCCAAGGGTCACCGACGCACCGTTCCTGCGTTTCTATGCAGGCGCTTCCATTCTCTTGGACGGCCAGGCGGTCGGCACTGTCTGTGTTTTCGACGTGGCGCCGCGTAAGGAAATCGAGCCGAAATTGATCGATGAGCTTCGCCGGATTGCCGGCATTGCCGCATCACTGCTCAAGCTCAAGGACGAGTCGCGCCGGCGCGCGCTCAAGGAGGCGGCGCTTTCGCGCGAGGAACAGCGCCTCGCGATGGCGCTCGACGCAGCGAATGTCGGCAGTTGGCTTTGGGACATCCGCGCCGGCACGGTTGCGGGCAACAGCGCGATGATGCGCATGTTCGGGCTGCCGGCTGAACGCTCGGTCGGCGCCAGGGCGATCTTCGCCGCCATCCATCCGGACGACCGCATCTCGACGTTTTCCAAGCTCAGGCAGGCGATGGCCGCGAACGAGGAATATGACGGCATGTTTCGCATCGGCGACAGTGGGCGCTGGCTGCTCGGGCGCGGCAGGGTGCACGACCGCGACGGCAAGGGTGCTCCGCTGACCTTCCTCGGCATGACCATCGATGTCACCGACCAGCAGGCTGCGGTACAGCGGACGCGGCTTCTGCTCAAGGAACTGAACCACCGGGTCAAGAATACCTTGGCGATGTTGCAGTCGCTCGCCCGTCAGACACTTCGACAGACGAGCGATCCTGCCGAGTTCATGGCTGCATTCGCCGGCCGGCTTCAGTCCATCTCGGACGCGCACGGGCTGCTGTCCGACTACGAATGGGGCACGATCCGCCTGTCGGAACTGATATCGAAGCAGTTGCGCCCCTATGTCAGCGACTATGCCGAACAGGTCGAGATCCATAAGGACGAAATCCTGCTGGGGCCCGATCAGGCGGTTGGACTTGGATTGGTGCTGCACGAGCTGGCGACGAATGCACTGAAATACGGGTCGCTCTCGGTGCCGAAAGGCAAGGTCGTGCTGACCGCGCGGGGCGTCGTAGAAGACGGCGGCTCGGTGCTGCATCTAACCTGGACCGAGGTTGGCGGCCCGCCGGTTCGCGAACCGAGAAGGCGTGGTTTCGGCTCGATCCTGATCGAGCGCAGCCTCGACAAGGTCATAGGCAGCTCGGTCAAGGTCGAATATCTGCCGGCCGGCGTGACCGCGCTCATCCGGTTGCCGCTTTAA
- a CDS encoding NepR family anti-sigma factor, with protein MRYNSGAGRPIGTSSSTGDPNAQIAAKLKALYQSVQEEAIPARFLDLLEKLDAAEQHSTLQGRSVLQGRE; from the coding sequence ATGAGATATAATTCAGGGGCAGGGCGGCCGATTGGCACAAGCTCGTCGACCGGTGATCCGAATGCACAGATCGCAGCGAAGCTGAAGGCGCTCTATCAATCAGTGCAGGAGGAGGCGATTCCAGCAAGGTTCCTCGATTTGCTGGAAAAGCTCGACGCAGCGGAACAACACTCGACTCTGCAAGGCCGATCGGTTCTGCAAGGGAGGGAGTAG
- a CDS encoding heme/hemin ABC transporter substrate-binding protein, with protein MITGLDFRRLRRWELALAAFAFSAPLLLPALAPGSPSFLRPAMAEDMQQPDVSRVVSVGGAITEIIYALGEESRLVGRDSTSTYPEAATKLPDVGYMRRLAPEGIIAVNPTAIVAIEGSGPPEALAVLKEAKIPFTSVPDAFDKNGIVAKIRAVGAFLGVKDKAEALAQSVEKDLDAALAEAAKRPESERKRVLFILSTQGGKILASGTGTAADGIIQLSGAVNAAGTFQGYKALTDEAIIEAKPDVVLMMTRGGGESAGIDELFAMPAMSLTPAAKNKALIRMDGLHLLGFGPRTAGAIRELNDAIYGKKTNASQ; from the coding sequence ATGATCACCGGTCTCGATTTCCGCCGCCTTCGCCGCTGGGAACTCGCGCTTGCCGCCTTTGCGTTCTCCGCGCCCCTGTTGCTGCCGGCACTGGCCCCCGGAAGCCCCTCTTTCCTGCGCCCGGCAATGGCCGAGGATATGCAGCAACCGGACGTCTCCCGCGTCGTGTCGGTTGGTGGCGCGATCACAGAGATCATCTACGCGCTCGGCGAAGAAAGCCGCCTCGTCGGTCGTGACTCCACCAGTACCTATCCGGAAGCGGCGACAAAGCTGCCGGACGTCGGCTATATGCGGCGACTGGCACCTGAAGGCATCATCGCCGTCAATCCGACGGCAATCGTCGCGATCGAAGGCAGCGGACCGCCCGAGGCGCTCGCCGTGCTTAAGGAAGCAAAGATTCCCTTCACCAGCGTTCCCGATGCCTTCGACAAAAACGGTATCGTCGCGAAGATCCGCGCCGTCGGCGCTTTTCTTGGCGTGAAGGACAAGGCGGAGGCGCTCGCCCAATCCGTGGAGAAAGATCTCGATGCTGCGCTGGCGGAGGCAGCCAAGCGCCCCGAAAGCGAACGCAAGCGTGTCCTCTTCATTCTCAGCACGCAGGGCGGCAAGATCCTGGCATCCGGCACTGGCACGGCCGCAGACGGCATCATCCAACTTTCAGGCGCGGTCAATGCGGCCGGGACGTTTCAGGGCTACAAGGCCCTGACGGACGAGGCGATCATCGAAGCCAAGCCGGATGTCGTCCTGATGATGACCCGGGGCGGCGGCGAATCGGCCGGCATCGACGAACTGTTCGCCATGCCGGCGATGAGTCTGACGCCGGCTGCAAAAAACAAGGCGCTGATCCGCATGGACGGGCTGCACCTGCTCGGCTTCGGCCCCCGCACCGCCGGCGCCATCCGCGAACTGAACGACGCAATCTACGGAAAGAAGACCAATGCCTCGCAGTGA